The Primulina eburnea isolate SZY01 chromosome 8, ASM2296580v1, whole genome shotgun sequence genome contains a region encoding:
- the LOC140839734 gene encoding 2-Cys peroxiredoxin BAS1, chloroplastic-like — protein MAYSSATSMAALLPANPNPNTKAYISSRLSPNKFPSLVQPSSFGGVRKSSSSGKCSFVVRASELPLVGNKAPDFEAEAVFDQEFTKVKLSEYIGKKYVILFFYPLDFTFVCPTEIIAFSDRYNEFQKLNTEILGVSIDSVFSHLAWVQTDRKSGGLGDLQYPLVSDVTKSVSQSYGVLIPDQGIALRGLFIIDKDGVIQHSTINNLAIGRSVDETLRTLQALRYVQENPDEVCPAGWKPGEKSMKPDPILSKEYFAAI, from the exons ATGGCTTACTCATCTGCCACTTCTATGGCTGCTCTTCTCCCAGCCAATCCTAATCCCAATACCAAAGCTTACATTTCTTCAAGATTATCCCCCAATAAATTCCCATCACTTGTCCAACCTTCTTCATTTGGTGGAGTTCGCAAATCTTCTTCCTCGGGAAAATGCAGTTTTGTTGTCCGTGCT AGTGAACTTCCACTGGTTGGAAATAAAGCTCCAGACTTTGAGGCGGAGGCTGTTTTTGATCAGGAATTTACTAAG GTTAAACTCTCCGAGTATATTGGGAAAAAATATGTTATTCTCTTCTTCTACCCTCTGGACTTCACATTTGTTTGCCCCACTG AAATTATTGCCTTCAGTGACCGATACAACGAATTTCAGAAGTTGAACACTGAAATATTGGGTGTATCTATAGACAGTGTG TTTTCGCACCTCGCATGGGTTCAAACGGACAGGAAATCTGGGGGTTTGGGTGATTTGCAGTATCCATTGGTTTCTGATGTGACAAAATCGGTTTCACAATCATATGGCGTGTTGATACCAGATCAG GGAATTGCATTAAGAGGACTTTTTATTATAGACAAGGATGGGGTTATCCAACATTCTACTATCAACAACCTTGCAATTGGCCGAAGTGTCGATGAAACGTTAAGAACTCTTCAG GCTTTGAGATATGTTCAAGAGAACCCAGACGAAGTATGCCCTGCTGGATGGAAGCCTGGGGAGAAATCCATGAAGCCGGATCCTATTCTCAGCAAGGAATACTTTGCTGCTATTTAA
- the LOC140839735 gene encoding protein SMAX1-LIKE 3-like: MRAGNCAVQQALTAEAAGIVKQAVTLAKRCGHAQVTPLHVANTMLAASSGLLRVACLQSHSHPLQCKALELCFNVALNRLPASSSSPVLGGHHHSHYPLISNALVAAFKRAQAHQRRGSIENQQQPVLTVKIELEQLIISILDDPSVSRVMREAGFSSTQVKTNVEKSVSLEFRSQNSSSTSPRSTINKSKGNTLLTLHSASPLASQDEERTSESIRNEDLNMIIETLLSNKKRESFVIVGESISNIENTVKVLMHKVDKGELPEALREAKFITLPPFYSFCNLQRKEVEQKMGELTCLLKSRATKGVVLYLGDLKWISDYRVNLEQQSSYYCSLEHMIMELGRLVSGIGEINGRFWLMGIASFHTYMKCRNGSNSLEAIWGLHPVTIPANSLGLSLLSERDEQIEVGHGRGKSGSCKLLIINGEENMCFNPDYTTNFEAETGKVQSDVPALSSLPPWLKNEGKRLGSNDQKGDSSREFYEKWNSFDGSSQKHPKSPERTLTIFSSSFSSPTSCFSFDQQNPKSHQVKSQIFPMLPEHSPSNPKHISEPGELRYMFSSIPSSTLNSASSSDTIDMQYEQKFKEFSSENLNIICNALEEKVPWQIEIIPEIVGTVLQCRSGMLRRKDSLRNSKTDVKEETWLFFLGHDSAAKEKISRELARIVFGSYSNFVSMGISGFITLTITDSTEAVRGNKRGRDEQSCISYIERFAQAVSANPHRVFLIEDLEEADYCSQMAVKRAIETGRISDENCEEVGLCDAIVVLSCDKFSSRSRVCSPSKQKMEEDHISRSVSLDLNISFEDFDEDGDDQLIDELGILKSVDRRVVFKIQENYEDQ; encoded by the exons ATGAGAGCTGGGAACTGTGCGGTGCAGCAAGCGCTAACTGCTGAGGCAGCAGGCATAGTGAAACAGGCTGTGACGCTTGCTAAGCGGTGTGGCCACGCACAGGTGACGCCTCTACATGTGGCTAACACCATGCTGGCGGCTTCGAGTGGATTGCTTCGAGTTGCTTGCTTACAGTCCCACTCGCACCCTTTGCAGTGCAAAGCCCTTGAGCTTTGCTTTAACGTGGCGCTTAATCGGTTACCAGCTTCTTCATCGAGCCCCGTATTAGGCGGCCATCATCATTCGCATTACCCCTTGATTTCTAATGCCCTTGTGGCGGCTTTCAAGAGGGCACAAGCCCACCAGCGCCGTGGATCCATTGAAAATCAGCAGCAGCCTGTCTTAACAGTGAAAATCGAGCTCGAGCAGCTGATTATCTCTATCTTGGATGATCCAAGTGTTAGTAGAGTGATGAGGGAAGCTGGTTTTTCGAGTACTCAAGTGAAAACCAATGTCGAAAAATCTGTTTCTTTGGAGTTTCGGTCTCAAAACTCATCTTCTACATCCCCTCGTTCAACCATTAATAAGTCGAAAGGAAATACCCTTTTAACCCTTCATTCTGCATCTCCTTTGGCAAGCCAAGATGAAGAAAGAACATCAGAATCAATCCGAAACGAAGACTTGAATATGATAATCGAGACACTACTATCGAACAAAAAGAGAGAGAGTTTTGTCATAGTTGGAGAGTCTATTTCTAACATAGAAAATACAGTTAAAGTGCTGATGCATAAGGTTGATAAAGGTGAACTTCCTGAGGCCCTGAGAGAAGCAAAATTCATAACTCTCCCACCATTTTACTCTTTCTGTAATCTTCAAAGAAAAGAAGTTGAGCAGAAAATGGGAGAATTAACTTGTCTTTTGAAGAGTCGTGCTACAAAGGGAGTTGTTTTATACCTAGGAGACCTTAAGTGGATCAGTGATTATAGGGTCAACTTGGAGCAACAAAGCAGCTACTACTGCTCTTTGGAGCACATGATAATGGAGCTTGGGAGATTAGTTAGCGGAATTGGAGAAATAAATGGAAGGTTTTGGTTAATGGGAATTGCTTCATTTCATACTTACATGAAGTGTAGAAATGGCTCGAATTCGCTAGAAGCTATTTGGGGTTTACATCCTGTTACAATTCCTGCCAACAGTTTAGGCTTGAGTCTACTTTCTGAGAG GGATGAACAAATTGAAGTTGGACATGGCAGAGGTAAAAGTGGATCCTGTAAACTTCTGATCATAAATGGAGAAGAAAATATGTGTTTTAACCCAGATTATACAACAAATTTCGAAGCCGAAACTGGGAAGGTGCAATCCGATGTTCCCGCGTTATCAAGCCTACCTCCTTGGCTTAAGAATGAAGGCAAAAGACTTGGTAGCAATGATCAG AAAGGTGATTCAAGTAGAGAATTTTACGAGAAATGGAACTCATTTGACGGTTCATCACAAAAACATCCTAAATCACCCGAAAGAACCTTAACTATCTTCTCTTCATCGTTTTCTTCACCTACTTCTTGCTTTTCATTTGATCAACAGAACCCTAAATCGCATCAAGTCAAAAGCCAAATTTTCCCGATGTTGCCTGAGCATAGCCCTTCGAATCCTAAACACATATCGGAGCCTGGAGAGTTGAGATAtatgttttcatcaattccTAGTTCAACCCTTAACTCAGCTTCCTCTAGTGACACCATAGATATGCAGTACGAgcaaaagttcaaagaattcagttctgaaaaCTTGAATATCATATGCAATGCACTGGAGGAAAAGGTTCCATGGCAGATAGAAATCATTCCTGAAATCGTTGGAACTGTTCTGCAATGCAGGTCTGGAATGTTAAGAAGAAAAGACAGCCTAAGAAACAGTAAAACGGACGTTAAAGAAGAAACGTGGCTGTTCTTCCTAGGCCATGATTCAGCGGCAAAAGAGAAAATATCCAGAGAATTAGCGAGAATCGTGTTCGGATCTTATTCAAACTTTGTATCAATGGGGATCAGCGGCTTCATCACATTAACAATAACAGATTCAACAGAGGCTGTTCGTGGAAACAAAAGAGGGAGAGACGAACAAAGTTGCATCAGCTACATCGAAAGATTCGCTCAAGCTGTGTCAGCAAATCCACACCGTGTTTTCTTGATCGAAGATTTGGAGGAAGCGGATTACTGCTCGCAAATGGCCGTGAAAAGGGCTATTGAAACTGGAAGAATAAGCGATGAAAATTGTGAAGAAGTTGGTCTCTGTGACGCCATTGTTGTCTTGAGCTGCGACAAGTTCAGCTCTAGGTCAAGAGTTTGTTCTCCTTCAAAGCAGAAAATGGAAGAGGATCATATTAGTCGCAGTGTCTCATTGGATTTGAATATTTCATTTGAAGATTTTGATGAAGATGGTGATGATCAGTTGATTGATGAGTTAGGGATTCTTAAAAGTGTTGATAGGCGAGTAGTGTTCAAGATACAGGAAAACTATGAAGATCAATGA
- the LOC140839268 gene encoding uncharacterized protein, whose protein sequence is MGGGSGLSKIGAALTVIFVVSLVVLLAELYYFLWRRRVFRKKTNTVSEVSGGDNLIRCSSGKALSSSLASSKELLYFFCLRSNYRLDRSSITPTDSTSDHDSKQQSDIELIDIDMLKTQSVFGPPRFLFTIKEEEEEDLDSPSEQKEVRVSLEEVEDPAAVVVEIDDRTPFSTPCASPMYFTPSASPAHEVVNSWSTD, encoded by the coding sequence ATGGGTGGCGGCAGCGGGTTAAGCAAGATAGGTGCTGCACTGACTGTAATCTTCGTGGTTTCGCTTGTTGTTCTCCTTGCCGAACTCTACTACTTCTTATGGCGCCGCCGTGTCTTCAGGAAAAAAACTAACACGGTGAGTGAAGTTTCCGGCGGAGATAATCTCATCCGATGTTCGTCGGGCAAGGCTTTATCGTCCTCGTTGGCTTCCTCTAAGGAGCTGCTCTACTTCTTTTGCCTTAGATCGAACTACCGCCTCGATCGTAGCTCCATAACTCCCACCGATTCCACCAGCGATCATGATTCGAAGCAGCAATCAGATATCGAACTCATCGACATTGATATGTTGAAAACACAAAGTGTGTTTGGGCCGCCGAGATTTTTGTTCACCattaaagaagaagaagaggagGATTTGGACTCGCCATCTGAACAGAAAGAAGTGAGGGTAAGCTTGGAGGAGGTGGAAGATCCGGCGGCGGTAGTGGTGGAGATTGATGATAGGACGCCGTTTTCCACTCCTTGTGCTTCCCCTATGTATTTCACCCCCTCTGCTTCCCCAGCTCACGAAGTGGTCAATAGTTGGTCAACTGATTAA
- the LOC140839736 gene encoding NDR1/HIN1-like protein 1 has product MCSGKVCSHHKNEQRNSVLRCCACLLFFIFLILLTVLLIWAILKPKKPRFTLEDATIFTLNVSAPNVISTSVQVTINSRNPNSRIGIYYDKMYVYATYSNQQITFFTVIPPVYQGHKDVNVWSPFVYGSDVPIAPYNGIALSLVQSSGAPIEMTIKIDGRLKWKVGSLTTGRYHIHVNCPVSIKLGNSNSTGIIVGHGVKYQISQRCSVSV; this is encoded by the coding sequence GCCTGCCTCCTTTTCTTTATCTTCCTCATCCTGCTCACAGTCCTGCTCATCTGGGCCATCCTCAAGCCAAAGAAACCCCGATTCACCCTCGAAGACGCCACCATCTTCACTCTCAACGTCTCCGCACCCAACGTCATCTCCACCTCCGTCCAAGTCACCATCAACTCCCGCAACCCCAACTCCAGAATCGGCATTTACTACGACAAGATGTACGTCTACGCCACCTACAGCAACCAGCAGATCACCTTCTTCACCGTCATCCCACCGGTCTACCAAGGTCACAAGGACGTCAACGTATGGTCGCCGTTTGTCTACGGGAGCGACGTCCCCATCGCGCCGTACAATGGAATCGCACTCTCCCTGGTACAGAGCAGCGGTGCCCCCATCGAGATGACGATCAAAATCGACGGCCGCTTGAAATGGAAAGTCGGGTCCCTTACAACGGGTCGGTATCATATCCATGTGAACTGCCCCGTTAGCATTAAGCTTGGAAATAGCAATAGCACGGGAATCATAGTCGGTCATGGAGTTAAGTATCAGATTTCACAGCGCTGTAGCGTTAGTGTTTGA